A part of Solea solea chromosome 8, fSolSol10.1, whole genome shotgun sequence genomic DNA contains:
- the polb gene encoding DNA polymerase beta gives MSKRKAPQESPNEGITDFLVELANYEKNVNRAIHKSNAYRKAASTISKYPQKIKSGEEAKKLDGVGAKIAEKIDEFLQTGKLRKLEKIRTDDTSTSINLLTRVTGIGPAAARKFFEDGVKTLDDLKKIEHKLNHHQQIGLKYFEEFEKRIPRTEMEKMETLIHGELEEIDTEYLGTICGSYRRGAASSGDIDILLTHPDYTSDTEKQPKLLHAVVDHLESIGFVTDTLSKGDTKFMGVCQLQQNDDEEEYLHRRIDIRLIPKDQYYCGVLYFTGSDIFNKNMRTHALEKGFTLNEYTIRPLGVTGVAGEPLMVDSEKDIFDYIHYKYKEPKDRSQ, from the exons ATGAGCAAGAGGAAAGCGCCACAGGAATCTCCAAATGAGGGAATAACTGACTTTCTTGTCG AACTGGCCAATTAtgagaaaaatgtcaacagAGCTATACACAAGTCCAATGCATACAG GAAAGCAGCGTCTACCATTTCAAAGTATCCTCAAAAGATCAAAAGTGGCGAAGAGGCCAAAAAGCTG GATGGTGTTGGAGCTAAAATAGCTGAAAAGATTGATGAGTTCCTACAAACTGGCAAACTACGGAAACTGGAAAAG attCGAACTGATGACACTAGCACTTCAATCAACCTCCTCACCAGAGTTACTGGAATTGG CCCTGCTGCTGCCAGGAAATTCTTTGAAGACGGTGTGAAGACATTAGACG atCTTAAAAAGATCGAGCACAAACTAAACCACCACCAACAGATTGGACTCAa ATACTTTGAGGAGTTTGAGAAAAGGATCCCACGTACTGAAATGGAAAAGATGGAG ACCCTGATTCATGGAGAGTTGGAGGAAATTGACACTGAATACTTAGGAACAATCTGTGGAAGTTACAGGAGAG GTGCTGCCTCGAGTGGTGATATTGATATCTTGCTGACCCACCCAGACTACACCTCTGACACTGAGAAGCAG CCGAAGCTCCTCCATGCTGTGGTTGATCATTTGGAGTCTATTGGGTTTGTGACGGACACTCTGTCCAAAGGAGACACTAAGTTCATG ggAGTCTGCCAACTGCAgcagaatgatgatgaggaagaatACCTCCACAGGCGCATTGATATCAG ATTAATTCCCAAGGATCAGTACTACTGTGGAGTCCTGTATTTCACTGGAAGTGATATCTTCAATAAAAATATGAGAACTCATGCTCTGGAGAAGGGCTTCACTCTTAATGAGTACACCATACGACCACTTGGGGTCACTG GTGTTGCAGGGGAGCCTCTGATGGTGGATAGTGAGAAAGACATCTTTGACTACATCCATTACAAGTACAAAGAGCCAAAGGACCGCAGCCAGTGA